The bacterium genome window below encodes:
- a CDS encoding restriction endonuclease subunit S — translation MNLIKQQANLQRKSAKTLRGWDMKQIVKLKCITDRITKGTTPTTVGFDFTDSGINFIKAEALNGDSELDTQGFAYINESAQNKLKRSILQENDILVTIAGINIGKVGIIKRKHLPANTNQAVGIVRIKPELANSQYIYYWFKNPLTFKYLQSINAQAAQPNINLAMLGDISLLLPHIGDQKKIANILSTYDDLIETNQRRIELLEESARLLFREWFVYFRFPGYEKIKIVDGKGKKMPAEWDYLPITKIKIFKKAPLGMPVFTDIRQYYQTSEIDGTNITGYGEEVDYENRPSRADVLPKINTIYFAKMKDTEKVLYFNKGNSFLLSKIILSTGMVGFTTEEKYLGFLFGLLTSYEFVQYKNNYATGATQVSLNDSSLKKIKVLLPKIDLIEQYSKIVNSLLEQCSYLRNQNQKLTQARDLLLPRLMNGKIEV, via the coding sequence ATGAACTTAATAAAACAGCAGGCGAACTTGCAAAGAAAATCAGCGAAAACTTTAAGAGGTTGGGATATGAAGCAAATCGTTAAGTTAAAATGTATCACTGACAGGATAACAAAGGGAACAACTCCAACAACAGTTGGTTTTGATTTTACTGATTCTGGCATAAATTTTATTAAAGCAGAAGCTTTAAATGGGGATAGCGAACTCGATACTCAAGGGTTTGCTTATATAAACGAATCTGCTCAAAATAAATTAAAGCGGTCTATTCTTCAAGAAAACGATATTTTAGTTACAATAGCAGGAATTAATATTGGCAAAGTTGGAATTATAAAACGAAAACATTTGCCTGCAAATACAAATCAAGCTGTTGGTATAGTGCGAATCAAACCAGAATTAGCCAATAGCCAATATATTTATTATTGGTTTAAAAACCCATTGACATTTAAATACTTGCAAAGTATTAATGCCCAAGCAGCACAACCTAACATTAATCTTGCCATGCTTGGAGATATTTCATTATTACTTCCACATATTGGAGATCAAAAAAAAATCGCAAATATACTCTCTACCTATGACGACCTTATTGAAACTAATCAAAGGCGGATAGAATTGTTGGAAGAATCGGCACGCCTTCTCTTCAGAGAATGGTTTGTATATTTTCGTTTCCCAGGATATGAAAAAATAAAAATAGTTGATGGTAAAGGCAAAAAGATGCCTGCCGAGTGGGATTATTTACCGATTACAAAAATAAAAATATTTAAAAAGGCTCCTTTGGGAATGCCCGTTTTTACTGATATACGTCAATATTATCAGACCTCAGAAATTGACGGAACAAATATAACAGGATATGGAGAAGAAGTAGATTATGAAAATAGACCGAGCCGAGCAGATGTCCTGCCCAAAATTAATACTATATATTTTGCCAAAATGAAAGATACAGAAAAGGTGTTGTATTTTAATAAAGGGAATTCTTTTTTACTTTCCAAAATAATACTTTCAACAGGAATGGTTGGTTTCACAACAGAGGAAAAGTATTTAGGCTTCTTGTTTGGGCTTTTAACTTCCTATGAGTTTGTGCAATATAAGAATAATTATGCTACTGGAGCAACACAGGTATCTCTCAACGACAGTAGCTTAAAAAAAATAAAAGTGCTTTTACCTAAAATAGACTTAATTGAACAATATTCAAAAATCGTCAATTCACTTTTGGAACAATGTTCTTATTTAAGAAACCAAAACCAGAAACTCACACAGGCGAGAGATTTGCTTCTGCCTCGTCTGATGAACGGTAAGATAGAGGTATAA
- a CDS encoding type I restriction-modification system subunit M, with translation MAQLANIEAIEKRLWSAADTLRANSNYASNEYFMPVMGLVFLRHAYSRYLAVKDTIEETLPTRGGIKRPITKEDFSKKSAIFLQQKAQFDYLVTLKDSDDRAKAIIDAMESIEADYETLRGVLPKREYRELDNEILGHLLRVLNPEELKKVDGDVFGRIYEYFLTQFADLKAHDGGEFFTPVSLVSLIANVLEPKRGTVLDPACGSGGMFVQSARFVENLHKNPTDALSFYGLEKNATTINLAKMNLAVHGLVGDIKKAITYYEDPHDLYKKAGFVMANPPFNVDEIDADKIKNDPRLPFGLPGVNKKGKVSNGNYIWISYFYSYLTEKGRAGFVMSSQASSAGKSESKVRQKIVETGDVDVMIAIRSNFFYTRTVPCELWFFNKGKSKAQKDKVLMIDARNIYRKVTRKIYDFSPEQLQNILSIVWLYRGETDRFHKLVLNYMLRFLDESAHIQLLTCQYEQDFEELYKKLKSFIEQLPVNSKQYEIAGKLTVSTRTYKNISKNYTKILAEMPEEMHLRKNKEKLNSLKILEKLKPLAEENNKLIKEAELMYRLANRLTEDFINTNNNGNSKENNREITNLKKQAEETRDILVKQLKLVRYFFHQAEWLLERFPEEKLRDVEGLVKLVDKKEIEENDWSLTPGRYVGVTPEEEDPDFDFSGTMLAIHTELDELNKTAGELAKKISENFKRLGYEANR, from the coding sequence ATGGCACAACTTGCAAATATCGAAGCAATCGAAAAAAGGCTCTGGAGCGCGGCAGACACACTACGAGCCAATTCCAATTATGCCAGCAACGAATACTTTATGCCAGTTATGGGGCTAGTCTTTTTACGGCATGCCTATAGCCGTTATTTAGCGGTAAAAGATACGATTGAAGAGACTCTTCCTACGAGAGGCGGAATAAAACGGCCTATAACCAAAGAAGATTTCAGCAAAAAATCAGCTATTTTCTTGCAACAGAAAGCCCAATTTGACTATCTCGTCACACTGAAAGACAGCGACGACCGGGCAAAGGCTATTATTGACGCTATGGAATCTATTGAAGCGGATTATGAAACTTTGCGTGGCGTTCTACCTAAAAGAGAATACAGAGAACTGGACAATGAAATACTCGGGCATCTGCTCCGAGTACTGAATCCGGAAGAACTTAAAAAAGTTGACGGGGACGTCTTCGGCAGAATTTACGAATATTTTCTTACTCAGTTTGCCGACTTAAAAGCTCACGATGGGGGAGAATTTTTCACGCCCGTATCACTTGTCTCTCTTATTGCCAATGTCCTTGAACCCAAAAGAGGTACAGTACTTGACCCTGCCTGCGGAAGCGGAGGGATGTTTGTTCAGAGCGCTCGTTTTGTGGAAAATCTTCATAAAAATCCTACGGACGCCTTATCTTTTTATGGTCTGGAAAAAAATGCAACAACCATCAATCTAGCTAAAATGAACCTTGCTGTGCACGGTCTGGTAGGAGATATAAAAAAGGCGATTACCTACTATGAAGACCCCCATGACTTGTATAAAAAGGCAGGTTTTGTTATGGCAAATCCTCCCTTTAATGTGGATGAAATAGATGCAGATAAAATAAAAAACGATCCTCGATTACCTTTCGGTTTGCCGGGTGTCAATAAAAAAGGAAAGGTAAGCAATGGCAACTATATCTGGATAAGCTATTTTTACAGTTATCTTACAGAAAAAGGCAGAGCAGGTTTTGTAATGTCTTCGCAGGCATCAAGCGCAGGAAAGAGCGAATCAAAGGTTAGACAGAAAATTGTAGAAACAGGTGATGTTGATGTTATGATAGCCATCCGCTCAAATTTCTTCTATACCCGCACTGTTCCCTGTGAACTCTGGTTTTTCAACAAAGGTAAATCTAAAGCGCAGAAAGATAAGGTCTTGATGATAGATGCGCGAAACATCTACAGAAAAGTGACCCGCAAAATTTATGATTTCAGTCCAGAACAACTTCAAAACATCCTCTCTATAGTATGGCTATACAGGGGAGAAACAGACCGATTCCATAAACTGGTGCTAAATTATATGTTAAGGTTCCTTGATGAATCTGCACATATACAATTGCTCACATGCCAATACGAGCAAGATTTTGAAGAGTTGTACAAAAAGCTTAAATCGTTTATTGAGCAGCTTCCTGTTAACAGTAAACAATACGAAATTGCCGGTAAACTTACGGTAAGCACGAGAACTTATAAAAACATTAGCAAAAACTACACAAAGATTCTTGCAGAAATGCCTGAGGAAATGCATTTGCGGAAAAACAAAGAGAAGTTGAATTCGCTAAAGATTTTGGAGAAACTTAAACCTCTAGCAGAAGAAAATAATAAACTTATAAAAGAAGCAGAACTTATGTATCGGCTTGCAAACCGGCTGACAGAGGATTTTATTAATACGAACAACAATGGAAACAGCAAAGAAAATAACCGCGAGATAACCAACCTTAAAAAGCAGGCAGAAGAAACGCGGGATATATTGGTTAAGCAGTTAAAACTTGTTAGATATTTTTTTCATCAGGCAGAATGGCTTCTCGAACGGTTTCCCGAAGAAAAACTAAGAGATGTAGAAGGGCTTGTTAAACTGGTTGACAAAAAAGAGATTGAAGAAAATGACTGGAGTTTAACTCCTGGAAGATATGTAGGTGTAACACCTGAAGAAGAAGACCCTGATTTTGACTTTAGCGGAACAATGCTTGCAATACACACGGAATTGGATGAACTTAATAAAACAGCAGGCGAACTTGCAAAGAAAATCAGCGAAAACTTTAAGAGGTTGGGATATGAAGCAAATCGTTAA
- the nagB gene encoding glucosamine-6-phosphate deaminase has product MRVIIKKDYKEISQEASRIIKNLVNKKSDTTLGLATGSTPLELYKELVRLNKDKEISFCNVKTFNLDEYYGINSSHPQSYRYYMKTNLFDHIDINQNNTFIPKGDLNVKEVAQYCQLYEKTIIEAGGIDLQILGIGGDGHIAFNEPGSSFKSRTRLVALDKQTIQDNSRFFTDIKEVPRFAISMGIGTILEAKEILFLATGKNKAEIVAKALEGPITSIVPASILQLHPKITILIDHQAASCLKRYSHYQFIQEAEQEIGTPLF; this is encoded by the coding sequence ATGAGAGTGATAATTAAAAAAGATTATAAAGAAATTTCACAAGAAGCAAGCAGAATCATAAAAAATCTTGTCAACAAAAAATCTGACACCACTCTTGGACTGGCAACAGGAAGTACTCCACTCGAACTATATAAAGAGTTGGTTAGGTTAAATAAAGATAAAGAAATATCTTTTTGTAATGTGAAAACCTTTAATCTTGATGAATATTATGGTATCAATTCATCTCATCCTCAAAGTTACAGATATTATATGAAGACCAACCTCTTTGACCATATTGATATCAACCAGAATAATACCTTTATCCCAAAAGGTGACCTAAACGTCAAAGAAGTGGCTCAATACTGCCAACTATACGAGAAAACAATCATTGAAGCAGGTGGTATAGACTTACAAATTCTCGGTATAGGAGGCGACGGACATATTGCTTTTAATGAACCGGGTTCCTCTTTTAAATCAAGAACACGCCTTGTTGCTCTCGATAAACAGACGATACAAGATAATTCAAGGTTTTTTACTGATATAAAAGAGGTTCCCAGGTTTGCTATTTCAATGGGTATAGGCACGATTCTTGAAGCTAAAGAAATACTCTTTCTTGCAACAGGTAAAAATAAAGCTGAAATTGTTGCTAAGGCTCTTGAAGGTCCAATAACAAGTATAGTACCAGCGTCTATTCTGCAATTACACCCGAAAATTACTATTCTTATAGACCACCAAGCGGCTTCTTGTTTAAAGAGGTACTCTCATTATCAATTCATCCAAGAAGCTGAACAGGAGATCGGCACACCACTTTTTTAA
- a CDS encoding S1 RNA-binding domain-containing protein has product MAREEVSRLLEEKIASFKPGSLIKGKILRVLNDDVIIDIEYKSEGVAPREEFKNDSGEELEGTEVTVIVESLDPDKTGLIPLSKEKADILLHWENIEKAYEADTPIEGTIFKSIKGGFRVDIGVLAFLPTSQADIAPLSNPAKLINSQATFKIIKLDALRKNVVVSRRKFIEEEQAVQKKEYLSELQKNQLVTGVVRNIVDYGAFIEIEYGLVGLLHLNDMSWGKVSYPSQLLSLGQKVEVVILDVDLEKQIASFGLKQKTPNPWENIEEKYPIGSTIEGKIVNITDYGAFVKIEEGVEGLLHISELSWTGRVRRPSEIVAMGDPVTVKVIDIKKAEQKISFSLRELESNPWPEIAEKFPVGSIVKGKVYNITDFGAFVEIEKDIDGLLHISNISTEQIKHPSDVLHKGQKLEVMILEIDPDNKRISLGLKQLGDIPIPEDDDEETENVETEPDTETEDSNESDN; this is encoded by the coding sequence ATGGCAAGAGAAGAAGTAAGCAGACTTCTGGAAGAAAAAATTGCAAGCTTTAAACCTGGTTCACTAATTAAAGGGAAGATTTTACGGGTACTCAACGATGACGTAATAATAGACATCGAGTACAAGTCTGAAGGGGTAGCACCAAGAGAAGAATTTAAAAACGATTCTGGAGAAGAACTTGAAGGAACAGAAGTTACTGTTATTGTAGAATCTTTGGACCCTGACAAGACTGGTTTGATTCCTTTGTCTAAAGAAAAAGCAGACATATTATTACATTGGGAAAACATCGAAAAAGCTTACGAAGCAGATACACCAATAGAAGGCACGATTTTTAAATCAATCAAGGGAGGTTTTAGAGTAGATATAGGGGTTCTTGCTTTTCTACCTACATCACAGGCAGATATAGCGCCTCTTTCTAACCCTGCAAAACTTATCAACTCGCAAGCAACTTTTAAGATTATTAAACTTGATGCTTTAAGAAAAAATGTTGTTGTATCAAGAAGAAAATTTATTGAAGAAGAACAGGCGGTTCAGAAGAAAGAGTATCTTTCAGAACTCCAAAAAAATCAACTTGTTACAGGAGTCGTTAGAAACATTGTTGATTATGGAGCGTTCATAGAGATAGAATACGGGCTTGTTGGGTTACTCCACCTTAACGATATGAGTTGGGGGAAGGTAAGTTACCCGTCTCAATTACTAAGTTTAGGACAGAAAGTTGAGGTTGTTATTCTTGATGTTGACCTTGAAAAACAGATAGCTTCTTTTGGGTTAAAACAGAAAACTCCTAACCCATGGGAAAACATTGAAGAAAAATACCCCATTGGCTCTACTATTGAAGGTAAAATAGTAAACATCACAGATTACGGAGCGTTTGTCAAAATAGAAGAAGGTGTAGAAGGACTGCTACATATATCAGAACTTTCCTGGACAGGTAGAGTTAGAAGACCTTCAGAAATAGTAGCTATGGGCGACCCTGTCACAGTTAAGGTTATTGATATCAAAAAAGCTGAACAGAAAATATCTTTCAGTCTAAGAGAACTCGAATCTAACCCTTGGCCAGAAATCGCAGAAAAATTTCCTGTAGGAAGCATTGTAAAGGGGAAGGTTTACAATATAACTGATTTCGGAGCGTTTGTAGAGATAGAAAAAGATATTGATGGACTTTTACATATCTCCAACATCTCTACTGAACAGATTAAACACCCGTCAGATGTCTTACACAAAGGACAAAAACTTGAGGTAATGATACTTGAAATAGACCCAGACAACAAACGGATTTCACTTGGATTGAAACAACTTGGGGATATTCCTATACCAGAAGACGATGACGAAGAGACCGAAAACGTAGAGACTGAACCAGATACAGAGACAGAAGATAGCAATGAGAGTGATAATTAA
- the ispH gene encoding 4-hydroxy-3-methylbut-2-enyl diphosphate reductase, which yields MKKLIVAKNIGFCFGVNRTVKMAENLLREHKTLYSIGDIVHNPVVMAQLKSEGLKVTENLNEIHNCPFIVRSHGIGLPKLERLKKQKVDIYDATCPSVKKLHSLIKKLDNKKYFVIIIGNRKHPEVEALRDYGKNTLVVQEKSEFKNRRQFEQLAVIGQTTLSFKDYLSTANYILENLRFKKVIIYNTICKVTEERQAESVLISKKSDMVIVLGGKTSSNTGKLYQTCKSFNANVHYVEKLEELEEVSLEEISSVGLVSGTSTPENFILAVKEKLKNKGYKEVGIHGKRRSKQTSGRKNCKL from the coding sequence ATGAAAAAACTTATTGTAGCAAAAAACATCGGCTTCTGTTTTGGTGTAAACAGAACTGTTAAAATGGCTGAAAACCTTCTACGAGAACATAAAACCCTATATAGTATTGGAGATATAGTTCATAACCCTGTTGTTATGGCTCAACTTAAATCAGAAGGGTTAAAAGTAACAGAGAATTTAAATGAAATACATAATTGCCCTTTTATTGTCAGGTCTCACGGAATAGGGCTTCCTAAACTTGAAAGACTAAAAAAACAGAAAGTTGATATATACGACGCAACGTGTCCATCGGTAAAAAAACTTCACTCGTTAATAAAAAAATTAGACAATAAAAAATATTTTGTTATAATAATAGGGAATAGAAAACACCCTGAAGTTGAAGCGTTAAGAGATTACGGGAAGAACACACTTGTTGTTCAAGAAAAAAGCGAGTTTAAAAATAGAAGACAGTTTGAACAACTTGCTGTGATAGGGCAGACAACCTTATCTTTTAAAGATTATCTTTCTACAGCAAATTATATACTTGAAAATCTCCGTTTTAAAAAAGTTATAATTTATAATACAATATGTAAAGTGACAGAAGAACGTCAAGCAGAATCTGTCCTTATAAGTAAAAAGAGCGATATGGTAATAGTGTTGGGCGGCAAAACCAGTTCCAATACAGGCAAACTTTACCAGACATGCAAAAGTTTCAACGCAAATGTTCATTATGTAGAAAAACTTGAAGAGTTAGAAGAAGTATCATTAGAAGAAATTTCTTCCGTCGGCTTAGTGTCAGGAACATCTACTCCTGAAAACTTCATACTGGCGGTTAAAGAAAAATTAAAAAATAAAGGATATAAGGAGGTAGGTATACATGGCAAGAGAAGAAGTAAGCAGACTTCTGGAAGAAAAAATTGCAAGCTTTAA
- a CDS encoding 1-acyl-sn-glycerol-3-phosphate acyltransferase: protein METFLYFSAKFLAFITFKFVFRIKVEGRENIVKEGPCIIVANHISFLDAIVVGHSLPMPVNYFAKDNLLHIFIISRILAYLGAIPLERDKPSSTSLRAGIKALKKKRALVVFPEGTRSKTGKMLDPKPGIGFLHIKSGAPLIPVLIKGTNKAMPVGARFIRPSTTITVIYGPPIKTEETDYAAISQLAMDEIAKLEAL, encoded by the coding sequence ATGGAAACATTTCTTTACTTTTCTGCAAAATTTCTTGCTTTTATAACATTTAAATTTGTTTTTCGTATAAAGGTGGAAGGCAGAGAAAATATAGTTAAAGAAGGTCCGTGCATTATAGTAGCAAACCATATAAGTTTTCTCGACGCAATAGTTGTTGGCCACTCATTACCTATGCCTGTCAACTATTTCGCTAAAGATAACCTTCTCCATATATTTATTATATCCCGCATACTTGCGTACCTTGGTGCTATCCCATTAGAAAGAGATAAACCTTCTTCAACATCTTTAAGAGCGGGAATAAAAGCTTTAAAAAAAAAGAGAGCACTTGTTGTCTTCCCTGAGGGCACAAGAAGCAAAACAGGCAAGATGCTTGATCCAAAACCAGGTATAGGTTTTCTGCATATAAAAAGTGGAGCCCCTTTAATACCCGTTTTAATCAAAGGTACCAACAAAGCAATGCCTGTTGGCGCAAGATTTATAAGACCTAGCACAACAATTACAGTAATTTATGGACCTCCCATAAAGACTGAAGAAACAGATTATGCGGCCATTTCACAACTGGCTATGGATGAGATAGCAAAACTTGAGGCACTATGA
- the dtd gene encoding D-aminoacyl-tRNA deacylase, translating into MKTVIQRVKKGVLYVENEKRGEIDTGLVVLVAVEQDDTEKDCEYLVGKILSMRIFENLHGKMDNSVSDINGALMIISQFTLCGNCKRGNRPDFTEAAPPNKALLLYNNFLEMLNLSGLKVVSGEFGKYMLVEIHNDGPVTILLNSKK; encoded by the coding sequence ATGAAAACAGTTATTCAACGAGTTAAGAAAGGTGTTCTGTATGTAGAGAACGAAAAAAGAGGCGAGATAGATACTGGTTTAGTGGTACTTGTTGCCGTTGAACAGGACGATACAGAAAAGGATTGTGAATACCTTGTAGGAAAAATCCTTTCTATGAGAATATTTGAAAACCTGCACGGCAAAATGGACAACTCTGTTTCTGATATAAACGGAGCTCTGATGATAATCTCTCAGTTTACCCTCTGTGGTAACTGCAAGAGAGGTAACCGCCCTGACTTTACAGAAGCTGCTCCCCCAAATAAAGCGCTTCTCTTATACAACAATTTTCTTGAAATGCTCAACCTTTCTGGCTTAAAGGTTGTTTCAGGAGAATTCGGTAAATATATGCTTGTTGAGATACATAACGATGGTCCTGTAACAATACTTCTCAACAGTAAAAAATAG
- a CDS encoding creatininase family protein — translation MSKLNLSGILEEMTTEDVKELNPNVGVIPIGSTEPHGPALPYGTDSFAVGAKTYEATRQANKNGARVICLPVQKISLNNNFYALPFACRMSVPVFMAMVKDLILFLKGENINRIIITNGHGGNIDVLKAVQRDVAGIKGLFVGLLPLGPGLPQYYADVENLIEHYSPHAGEWETSNMLFLKPNLVKKDKIGVNPMVDPKLSILEDCHVHFVKPWHLHLPTSAGGDARKSSADKADKIFQVGVKVWSELFLQLSKAPESETFPF, via the coding sequence ATGAGTAAATTAAACCTTTCAGGTATTCTTGAAGAGATGACAACTGAAGATGTTAAAGAACTTAACCCTAATGTTGGAGTTATACCTATAGGTTCAACAGAACCTCACGGACCTGCTCTACCATACGGAACAGATAGTTTTGCAGTAGGAGCAAAAACTTATGAAGCAACCAGACAGGCAAACAAGAATGGCGCAAGAGTTATATGTTTACCTGTACAAAAAATTTCTCTTAACAATAATTTTTATGCATTACCGTTTGCTTGCCGTATGAGTGTACCAGTGTTTATGGCTATGGTAAAAGACTTGATACTCTTTTTGAAGGGAGAAAATATTAACAGAATAATTATTACCAACGGGCACGGTGGTAACATTGATGTTTTAAAAGCCGTCCAAAGAGATGTTGCTGGAATAAAAGGGCTTTTTGTAGGACTTCTACCTCTCGGTCCTGGACTTCCTCAATACTATGCTGACGTAGAAAACTTAATAGAACATTACAGCCCGCACGCAGGAGAATGGGAGACTTCCAATATGTTGTTTCTAAAACCTAACCTTGTAAAAAAAGATAAAATAGGTGTCAACCCTATGGTTGATCCAAAACTGAGCATATTAGAAGATTGTCATGTCCACTTTGTTAAACCATGGCATTTACATCTTCCAACTTCAGCTGGAGGCGACGCTCGTAAATCTTCAGCAGACAAAGCAGATAAAATATTTCAGGTAGGCGTAAAGGTGTGGTCAGAATTGTTCTTACAACTCTCCAAAGCACCTGAATCAGAAACATTTCCGTTTTAA